ACGTATGCATCCTTGAGATCATGCAATGTCGTGATCGTTGCTTCTGTAAATGGCCCTGCTTGGGTCCTGCGTAATTCTGACATGTGTGCTCCGGTTCCAAGCGCTTTGCCGATATCGTGGCAAAGCTTACGAATGTAGGTTCCGGCTTCACACCCCACTTTGAATAGCACATCCTTTCCGTCCATCTCTTTTATTTCCAGATAGTATATATCTCTCTTGCGAATACGTCGCTTTACAGCAGACTTTAATGGGGGTCGTTGATATATCGATCCAACGAACTGGCTGAAAACTCTTGTTAAGTTCTCTGCTGAAACGTTTCTGTGAAGTCTCATTACACCTATATATTCTTTGCCCGCCGTTAGTAGGGCACCAACAACCTTGGTGGCATCGTTGAGCATAACAGGAAGCACACCAGTCACCCTTGGATCCAACGTCCCACTATGACCTGCTTTGTTTAAATTTAAAATTCTCTTGGTCCATGCAACTACCTCATGAGAAGTTGGGCCAGGCGGTTTGTCTATGTTTATCAAGCCTTTATTGATGTGATCCTTCATATCACGTCTTCTTGGATCGCAACCATAATTTGGATTTGTTGTGTCCTCTGCTCTAACGAGCATCTCTCTCTGCGTATTCATTTTTTATCGCCTAAAGCTTTTATCGAAGCATAAAGAATCTTCGCTACTCCGTCCTTGTCCCACTTGGATGAGTCGACTACTAAGTCATAATGAGTCAGGTCATTGATATCGATTTGGTAGAGCTCCCTGTGTCGTTTTGCATCACATTCATCTCGTTCTTTTGCGTCGTGTAGGGCTTGGTCAAATGGTATTCCTTCTCTAGATGCGACTCGGCTGCATCGTGACTCTACAGGGGCCTTAAGCCATATTTTTATGTCACCATCCACCATCCATCCCGATAAACGCCCTTCGATCAAGACGTTATCTTTTTTCTTAGCGATTTCCGCCTGTCTTTCGTCGATCATTTTATCTATTTTTGGATCGACTTCTGCCAATTTGCCAAGTTCCAATAATGAGACCCCTCTCTCCTTAGCCATATTCCGAAACATGTCTCCAGCCGATACGATGTCGAATTGTAGCATATCTGCAAGCATTCGTCCGACAGTGCTGGTTCCGCTTCCTGACAAGCCACCCAATGTGATTATCATTTCATGCACCTATGTTCAATAACTTTCGAATGACTTGGCTTATCGAGAGGGAGCAGATAAAATACCAGAAGAGCCATGCGGGCATAAATCGCAGGACCTTGTCAGTTGCCAATATCTTGATACCGTAGAATGGCAACATGATCGTAGCCTCTGGCTGTAATACGAATATTAGATGATACAGCCAGCCAAATATGGGCAGTGTGACCAACATTGTATATGCCATCGGCTTGAATTGCTGCTTCATCATCTCGGACTGCATTTGCATCATTTCAGCCCTTTGCCCCTCCAATTTCTTCAGTTTGCTCTTATTCCCCGATAGCTGGGCTTCTCTAAACTCCTTTTGGAAAACTTTCATTTGCTCTTGAGCCTTCTTCGTGGTCTCCCAGTTGATGGTATACTTCTGGATGACTGAAACGAATAAACCCGTTATTGCCGACAATAGTAAAATCAAGATATGGATTGGTAAGGCTGTCAAAGGTCCCAACAGATCGTTCATCATGACTCCTAGCGAATATCGGAATTCTTGACTCGTAAACCCGATTATGAGGGCAAATCCTGCAATCAATGCAAACTTATCCAAGTATTCCTTCCACTTGTTCATCTATTTCTCACCAAAAAATCCTCTCAGCATGGGATGCATTTCCATTAGCTGCTCGGATGCCAACTGCTCATACATTCCGTATACGATGCTGACGGTCAGCAAAAGACCGGTTCCACCAGCTTGTCCAACAGTGCCTGTAAAGCTCGCCAATGCAGCCAATGCGCCGATGAACGCGCCACCAATTATGGTTACCTTGGGTATATATCGGTTCATCACCCTTTCGATGGATGCAGTATTTTGCCTGAATCCAGGAATTTGCATTCCAGACCTTTGAATTTGTTCTGCCACACTTCTGGGATCCATTCCAGCCGTATCGATCCAGAATAATGCAAATACGATGGATCCAAGAATCATGATGATCAGGTAAACGACTATTCTGAGAGCGATCT
The genomic region above belongs to Methanocellales archaeon and contains:
- a CDS encoding RNA-guided pseudouridylation complex pseudouridine synthase subunit Cbf5, translating into MNTQREMLVRAEDTTNPNYGCDPRRRDMKDHINKGLINIDKPPGPTSHEVVAWTKRILNLNKAGHSGTLDPRVTGVLPVMLNDATKVVGALLTAGKEYIGVMRLHRNVSAENLTRVFSQFVGSIYQRPPLKSAVKRRIRKRDIYYLEIKEMDGKDVLFKVGCEAGTYIRKLCHDIGKALGTGAHMSELRRTQAGPFTEATITTLHDLKDAYVFWEEEGIESTLRKVILPMEDALDFLPKVVIRDSAVDAICHGADLAVPGVLSAQKGIHAEDWVAVFTLKGEAVCLGTAKMDSQQTLYAEKGVVVDTDRVLMEPNIYPKGW
- a CDS encoding EMC3/TMCO1 family protein; translation: MNKWKEYLDKFALIAGFALIIGFTSQEFRYSLGVMMNDLLGPLTALPIHILILLLSAITGLFVSVIQKYTINWETTKKAQEQMKVFQKEFREAQLSGNKSKLKKLEGQRAEMMQMQSEMMKQQFKPMAYTMLVTLPIFGWLYHLIFVLQPEATIMLPFYGIKILATDKVLRFMPAWLFWYFICSLSISQVIRKLLNIGA
- a CDS encoding AAA family ATPase; its protein translation is MIITLGGLSGSGTSTVGRMLADMLQFDIVSAGDMFRNMAKERGVSLLELGKLAEVDPKIDKMIDERQAEIAKKKDNVLIEGRLSGWMVDGDIKIWLKAPVESRCSRVASREGIPFDQALHDAKERDECDAKRHRELYQIDINDLTHYDLVVDSSKWDKDGVAKILYASIKALGDKK